A single Biomphalaria glabrata chromosome 2, xgBioGlab47.1, whole genome shotgun sequence DNA region contains:
- the LOC129924683 gene encoding uncharacterized protein LOC129924683, whose product MIIWGKIEDGYPTTGTALVESLDTNYNGIAVGKTIVTIGKDQKVPVRIVNLGTVEKHLREGSIIAGCHALEMIRNCSSENPDGTLKPSEPQVTKLLAEVKTILSKEQYTKAERFLREFSDILPSDEMDFGRTNLIQHRIDTGNTRPIRQQPRRLPLAKHQEAMDMIERMRKQGVVEPSNSPWCSPIVLQGGLGER is encoded by the coding sequence ATGATCATTTGGGGGAAGATTGAGGACGGCTATCCCACGACAGGAACAGCGCTGGTAGAAAGCTTGGACACCAACTACAACGGGATAGCAGTAGGAAAAACTATAGTCACGATTGGGAAAGACCAAAAGGTACCCGTAAGAATTGTGAACCTCGGCACAGTAGAGAAACATTTACGGGAAGGTAGCATCATCGCTGGTTGCCATGCTTTAGAGATGATACGAAACTGCAGCAGTGAAAATCCCGACGGAACACTCAAGCCCAGCGAACCACAGGTTACTAAACTTCTGGCAGAAGTCAAAACGATATTGTCAAAAGAACAGTACACCAAAGCAGAACGATTCCTCAGAGAGTTCTCCGACatattgccatctgatgaaatggaCTTTGGGCGAACAAACCTGATccagcatcgaatagacacaggaAACACTAGGCCCATCCGACAACAACCACGTCGCCTGCCGCTAGCAAAAcaccaagaagctatggacatgatagaacgAATGAGGAAGCAGGGGGTTGTTGAACCATCCAACAGTCCGTGGTGTTCACCCATCgtcttg